One window of Halorussus sp. MSC15.2 genomic DNA carries:
- a CDS encoding sugar phosphate isomerase/epimerase, with the protein MVELAFSTNAYTRHSLPEAVRRIADHDYAGVEILGDDPHAYFPSFGDEETRSLREALDETGLDVSNVNANTAMGYYDDAPPSAFFEPSIVNADDELREWRVEYTKRAIDLAEAVGAPAVCVATGRPLPGNPPEQAREYLDQSLDAILDHAESKGVEVGIEFEPELLVECTDEVLELVEATGRDSLGINLDVGHAAVYGEDLGETIRRSAGHITGVHLEDIVGGRRGKHYHRIPGEGDLDFGTVFDALDDVGYDGFATLELYTYPAEPDRAAAEAFEALAQYV; encoded by the coding sequence ATGGTCGAACTGGCCTTCTCCACGAACGCCTACACCCGCCACTCGCTCCCGGAAGCGGTACGTCGAATCGCGGACCACGACTACGCCGGCGTCGAGATACTCGGCGACGACCCCCACGCCTACTTCCCCTCGTTCGGCGACGAGGAGACCCGGTCGCTCCGCGAGGCGCTGGACGAGACCGGTCTCGACGTGTCGAACGTGAACGCCAACACCGCGATGGGGTACTACGACGACGCGCCGCCATCCGCGTTCTTCGAACCGAGCATCGTCAACGCCGACGACGAACTGCGCGAGTGGCGGGTCGAGTACACGAAGCGCGCCATCGACCTCGCCGAGGCGGTCGGCGCTCCGGCGGTCTGCGTGGCGACCGGCCGTCCGTTGCCGGGGAACCCGCCCGAGCAGGCCCGCGAGTACCTCGACCAGTCGCTCGACGCGATACTCGACCACGCCGAGTCGAAGGGGGTCGAGGTCGGCATCGAGTTCGAACCGGAACTGCTCGTCGAGTGTACCGACGAGGTACTCGAACTCGTCGAGGCGACCGGCCGCGACTCGCTGGGCATCAACCTCGACGTGGGCCACGCTGCGGTCTACGGCGAGGACCTCGGGGAGACGATACGTCGGTCGGCGGGTCACATCACCGGTGTCCATCTGGAGGACATCGTCGGCGGACGCCGGGGGAAACATTACCACCGGATTCCGGGCGAAGGGGACCTCGACTTCGGGACCGTCTTCGACGCCCTCGACGATGTCGGCTACGACGGGTTCGCCACGCTGGAACTGTACACGTACCCGGCCGAACCCGACCGGGCGGCCGCGGAGGCGTTCGAGGCGTTGGCCCAGTACGTCTGA
- a CDS encoding aldehyde ferredoxin oxidoreductase family protein yields MKHAEGPLLTIDVSDRTTRTEDVDDVLESFVGGRGAATKLAHDRIPFDADPFGPENSLFFSTGPLQMSRMSFTGRMNCTGLSPLTDGLLSSNAGGFLSRNFTGAGNAVVEITGRSDELLAIHVTDDGVTFEAVPELEGATVSETGDVMAERHGLGDDQLAVAGPAGENEVRFAAIMTTEHRAFGRGGLGAVLGSKGVKCVSFDGDAAPEVDIDPVSMDVHREAATDDDNPMKAAGTTSVTEYANHVGALPTRYFSELEFEGAADIGGDAVGDKKYEKGTCSQCAFACKLPTRDEETGLETEGPEYETVMSFGSNAGVDDVVSVMKSNDLCDELGMDTISCGDAVSAYLAAEDEFGNSDLIHELVEKIAYREEEGDLLAEGVARAHDELGVEDWTVKGLEFAAHDGRHLNGQGLAFATSNRGADHMYAEFYSKEYPLVGKDEAVDPEGLDGKPPLVAEKENHNAILDSGVVCKFSRDFLTEERLEKLLDADYDDLQAIGARVVELERHFNNRRGFDRADDELPYDLPNFESALDEYYEVRDWNDDGTVPESRISGGSGAASADD; encoded by the coding sequence ATGAAACACGCCGAAGGTCCGCTCCTCACCATCGACGTGAGCGACCGCACGACTCGGACCGAGGACGTGGACGACGTTCTCGAATCGTTCGTCGGCGGCCGGGGCGCCGCCACGAAACTGGCCCACGACCGGATTCCGTTCGACGCCGACCCGTTCGGCCCGGAGAACAGTCTGTTCTTCTCGACCGGTCCGCTTCAGATGTCTCGGATGAGTTTCACCGGCCGGATGAACTGCACCGGTCTCTCGCCGCTGACCGACGGCCTGCTCTCCTCGAACGCGGGCGGGTTCCTCTCGCGGAACTTCACCGGCGCGGGCAACGCCGTGGTCGAGATTACAGGCCGGAGCGACGAGTTGCTCGCGATTCACGTCACGGACGACGGCGTGACGTTCGAGGCGGTCCCCGAACTCGAAGGCGCGACGGTCTCGGAGACCGGCGACGTCATGGCCGAGCGCCACGGTCTGGGCGACGACCAACTCGCGGTTGCCGGTCCGGCGGGCGAGAACGAGGTCCGGTTCGCGGCCATCATGACCACCGAACACCGGGCGTTCGGCCGCGGGGGTCTGGGCGCGGTCCTCGGGTCGAAGGGCGTCAAGTGCGTCTCGTTCGACGGCGACGCCGCGCCCGAGGTCGACATCGACCCGGTCTCGATGGACGTCCACCGGGAGGCCGCGACCGACGACGACAACCCGATGAAGGCGGCCGGGACGACCAGCGTCACCGAGTACGCCAACCACGTCGGCGCGCTCCCGACGCGCTACTTCTCGGAACTGGAGTTCGAGGGCGCGGCCGACATCGGCGGCGACGCCGTCGGCGACAAGAAGTACGAGAAGGGAACCTGCTCGCAGTGCGCGTTCGCGTGCAAACTCCCGACCAGAGACGAGGAGACGGGACTCGAAACCGAGGGGCCGGAGTACGAGACGGTGATGTCGTTCGGGTCGAACGCGGGCGTGGACGACGTGGTGTCAGTGATGAAGTCCAACGACCTCTGCGACGAACTGGGGATGGACACCATCTCCTGCGGCGACGCGGTGTCGGCGTACCTCGCGGCCGAAGACGAGTTCGGGAACTCCGACCTGATTCACGAACTGGTCGAGAAGATAGCCTACCGCGAGGAGGAGGGCGACCTACTCGCGGAGGGCGTCGCCCGCGCCCACGACGAACTGGGCGTCGAGGACTGGACCGTGAAGGGGTTGGAGTTCGCGGCCCACGACGGCCGCCACCTCAACGGGCAGGGTCTCGCGTTCGCCACCTCGAACCGCGGCGCGGACCACATGTACGCCGAGTTCTACTCGAAGGAGTACCCCCTCGTCGGCAAGGACGAGGCCGTGGACCCCGAGGGACTCGACGGCAAACCGCCGCTCGTGGCCGAGAAGGAGAACCACAACGCGATTCTCGACTCCGGCGTCGTCTGCAAGTTCTCGCGGGACTTCCTGACCGAGGAACGCCTCGAGAAACTGTTGGACGCCGACTACGACGACCTGCAGGCAATCGGTGCCCGCGTCGTGGAACTCGAACGCCACTTCAACAACCGGCGCGGGTTCGACCGGGCCGACGACGAACTGCCCTACGACCTGCCGAACTTCGAGTCGGCGCTCGACGAGTACTACGAGGTCCGGGACTGGAACGACGACGGGACTGTCCCTGAGAGCCGGATTTCAGGCGGTTCGGGCGCGGCGAGCGCGGACGACTGA
- a CDS encoding sugar phosphate isomerase/epimerase, which produces MDFGFSANAFRDYGPVETVEILADAGYDGVELLFDQPHLYPPETDEEDVAELRRALDDDDLAISNCNAFMLTAIEGFHHPSYVEPDAEYRQKRIDYTREALHLADAFDAEYISIEPGGPIPDGKSREWAMETFVQSLNEVIPTAEELGVDLLVEPEPDLLIETTDQFLEFVDMVDSSAVGCNFDAGHLFCVGEDPAAAVETLGEYADHYHVEDIPADRSHEHTQLGAGAMDIDAFLEAVEASGYDGFVTVELYPYQETAEETARDAMSFLAEHGWT; this is translated from the coding sequence ATGGACTTCGGATTCTCAGCCAACGCGTTCCGCGACTACGGGCCGGTCGAGACGGTCGAGATACTCGCGGACGCGGGGTACGACGGCGTCGAGTTGCTGTTCGACCAACCCCACCTCTACCCGCCCGAGACGGACGAGGAGGACGTGGCCGAACTGCGGCGCGCGCTCGACGATGACGACCTCGCAATCAGCAACTGCAACGCCTTCATGCTGACTGCCATCGAGGGGTTCCACCACCCCTCGTACGTCGAACCCGACGCCGAGTACCGCCAGAAGCGCATCGACTACACCCGCGAGGCGCTCCACCTCGCGGACGCGTTCGACGCCGAGTACATCTCCATCGAACCCGGCGGTCCGATTCCCGACGGGAAGTCCCGCGAGTGGGCGATGGAGACGTTCGTCCAGAGCCTGAACGAGGTGATTCCGACCGCCGAGGAACTCGGGGTGGACCTGCTGGTCGAACCCGAACCCGACCTGCTGATAGAGACGACCGACCAGTTCCTCGAGTTCGTCGATATGGTCGATTCGTCCGCCGTCGGGTGCAACTTCGACGCGGGTCACCTGTTCTGCGTCGGCGAGGACCCCGCGGCGGCGGTCGAGACGCTGGGCGAGTACGCCGACCACTACCACGTCGAGGACATCCCGGCCGACCGCTCGCACGAACACACCCAACTCGGGGCGGGCGCGATGGACATCGACGCGTTCCTCGAAGCCGTGGAGGCGTCGGGCTACGACGGGTTCGTCACCGTGGAACTCTACCCGTATCAGGAGACCGCCGAGGAGACGGCCCGCGACGCGATGTCGTTCTTGGCGGAACACGGGTGGACGTGA
- a CDS encoding sorbosone dehydrogenase family protein: MSDEKSDTTDEQTDEQTDGMTPSRRNVLQGVAAGTAAGFVGLAGAQQTTTQQDGQRQGFFQEGTQVGTEMVANGQLTAPTDYAVAEGPNNREFVTDQTGQVYAITENGLSDEPFMDITDRMVELGTFYGLYADAQQNYDERGLLGIDFHPNFAENRKFYLHYSAPPTDELRTINWDHIEVVSEFQATEDFGSGNPDSERQLLRIPSPQYNHDSGPMAFGPDGYLYVPMGDGGGANDYMYGHVPDWYENNIGGNGQDIVHNLMGDVLRIDVDTQGEELPYGIPDDNPFAGEAPGRDEIYAYGFRNPFGISFDSDGNMFVADAGQNLWEEVDLVEKGGNYGWNVKEGTHCFSTERPSDPSAITDCPSNAPDQPYGGAPLQDPIVEFPHEYNGDWVGITVIGGHRYEQSTIPQLQGKYVYGAWTADPTREAPDGRVLTAEPPQNFGQGGQTQTTANQTEAAGNQTTTQEGALQDETTTTNQTTVEPAETENVEKAPAEEGTPGDVTTTPTGEEDIPPQGPGVVPRDQLWTMRELVFDGEFNWFVRQFGRDADGEILVLVNKRGVPEGDTGAVLRLVPSGQGDGQQTTEGGQQTTADTDETTTAAQDR, from the coding sequence ATGAGTGACGAGAAAAGTGACACCACCGACGAACAGACAGACGAACAGACGGACGGAATGACTCCCTCGCGACGCAACGTCCTCCAAGGCGTCGCCGCGGGGACTGCGGCCGGATTCGTAGGGTTAGCGGGGGCACAGCAGACGACGACCCAACAGGACGGACAGCGACAGGGCTTCTTCCAAGAGGGGACGCAGGTCGGCACCGAGATGGTAGCGAACGGTCAACTGACCGCGCCGACCGACTACGCGGTCGCTGAAGGCCCGAACAACCGCGAGTTCGTCACCGACCAGACCGGGCAGGTCTACGCCATCACGGAGAACGGTCTCAGCGACGAACCGTTCATGGACATCACCGACCGGATGGTCGAACTGGGTACGTTCTACGGCCTCTACGCCGACGCCCAGCAGAACTACGACGAGCGCGGCCTGCTCGGCATCGACTTCCACCCGAACTTCGCGGAGAACCGGAAGTTCTACCTCCACTACAGCGCGCCGCCGACGGACGAACTGCGAACTATCAACTGGGACCACATCGAGGTCGTCTCGGAGTTCCAAGCGACCGAGGACTTCGGGTCCGGCAATCCGGACTCCGAACGCCAGCTGCTGCGGATTCCGTCGCCCCAGTACAACCACGACTCCGGACCGATGGCGTTCGGTCCAGACGGCTACCTCTACGTCCCGATGGGCGACGGCGGCGGCGCGAACGACTACATGTACGGCCACGTCCCCGACTGGTACGAGAACAACATCGGCGGTAACGGACAGGACATCGTCCACAATCTAATGGGCGACGTCCTCCGCATCGATGTGGACACGCAGGGCGAAGAACTCCCCTACGGCATCCCGGACGACAACCCGTTCGCGGGCGAGGCACCGGGACGTGACGAGATATACGCCTACGGGTTCCGCAACCCGTTCGGCATCTCGTTCGACAGCGACGGCAACATGTTCGTGGCCGACGCCGGGCAGAACCTCTGGGAGGAGGTAGACCTCGTCGAGAAAGGCGGGAACTACGGGTGGAACGTCAAGGAGGGGACCCACTGCTTCAGCACGGAGCGACCCAGCGACCCGAGCGCCATCACGGACTGTCCGTCGAACGCGCCCGACCAGCCCTACGGCGGGGCACCGCTTCAGGACCCCATCGTCGAGTTCCCGCACGAGTACAACGGCGATTGGGTCGGTATCACGGTTATCGGCGGCCACCGTTACGAGCAGTCCACCATCCCGCAACTCCAAGGCAAGTACGTCTACGGCGCGTGGACCGCGGACCCGACCCGGGAGGCCCCGGACGGACGGGTATTGACCGCGGAACCGCCTCAGAATTTCGGTCAGGGCGGCCAGACGCAGACGACGGCCAACCAGACCGAGGCGGCGGGTAACCAGACGACCACTCAGGAAGGCGCGCTACAAGACGAGACGACGACTACCAACCAGACGACGGTAGAACCGGCCGAGACCGAGAACGTCGAGAAGGCACCCGCCGAAGAGGGGACGCCGGGCGACGTGACGACGACACCCACCGGCGAGGAGGACATCCCGCCCCAAGGACCGGGCGTCGTCCCGCGCGACCAACTCTGGACGATGCGCGAACTCGTCTTCGACGGCGAGTTCAACTGGTTCGTCCGCCAGTTCGGCCGGGACGCGGACGGCGAGATTCTCGTTCTCGTCAACAAGCGCGGCGTTCCGGAGGGCGACACCGGCGCGGTGCTGCGACTCGTGCCGTCCGGACAGGGCGACGGCCAGCAGACCACCGAGGGCGGCCAGCAGACCACCGCGGACACCGACGAGACCACGACCGCCGCACAGGACAGGTAG
- a CDS encoding inositol-3-phosphate synthase yields the protein MTGTGIWVIGARGNVATTAAVGARAIARGATDETGLVTARRPTADLDLPDVADLTFAGHEVREGSLVESARALSEDGTPAPETVETVADDLRAIDDRIRTGTAVNAGEAIADIADDTADAERSLAETVSRIRDDYESFRASEDLDRVVVVNLASTEPPTADPEQYDTLSAFEDAVADDDPDLPASSLYAYAALKGGHPYVNFTPSTGSALGGLRELAAENDVPHMGRDAKTGETLVKSALAPMFAGRNLRVMSWEGHNILGNTDGAVLEDERNEAGKLESKGDILDAILPDVGHNRVRIDYTPSLGDWKTAWDYIHFEGFLDTEMTMQFTWEGSDSALAAPLVLDLVRLVAYADRRGEGGLQRHLASFFKAPLGVEEHDLSRQFEMLDEYARERRSEVSAGGER from the coding sequence ATGACGGGGACGGGAATCTGGGTAATCGGCGCGCGGGGCAACGTCGCTACTACGGCGGCGGTCGGTGCGCGCGCTATCGCTCGCGGCGCGACCGACGAGACCGGACTGGTCACGGCCCGGCGGCCGACGGCGGACCTCGACCTACCCGATGTCGCCGACCTGACGTTCGCAGGCCACGAGGTCCGGGAGGGGAGTCTCGTCGAATCCGCGAGAGCGCTGTCCGAGGACGGAACGCCCGCGCCCGAGACCGTCGAGACGGTCGCCGACGACCTCCGCGCCATCGACGACCGCATCAGGACGGGCACCGCGGTCAACGCGGGCGAGGCCATCGCGGACATCGCCGACGACACCGCCGACGCCGAGCGGTCGCTCGCCGAGACCGTCTCGCGCATCCGCGACGACTACGAGTCGTTCCGGGCGAGCGAGGACCTCGACCGGGTCGTCGTCGTCAACCTCGCATCGACGGAGCCGCCGACTGCCGACCCGGAGCAGTACGACACGCTGTCGGCGTTCGAGGACGCCGTGGCCGACGACGACCCGGACCTGCCCGCGAGTTCGCTGTACGCCTACGCCGCGCTGAAGGGCGGCCACCCCTACGTCAACTTCACGCCGAGCACCGGGAGCGCGCTCGGCGGACTGCGCGAACTCGCGGCCGAGAACGACGTGCCCCACATGGGACGCGACGCCAAGACGGGCGAGACGCTGGTCAAGTCGGCGCTCGCGCCGATGTTCGCGGGGCGCAACCTCCGGGTCATGTCGTGGGAGGGCCACAACATCCTCGGGAACACCGACGGCGCGGTCCTCGAAGACGAGCGCAACGAGGCGGGCAAGTTGGAGAGCAAGGGCGACATCCTCGACGCCATCTTGCCGGACGTGGGGCACAATCGGGTCCGAATCGACTACACGCCGTCGCTGGGCGACTGGAAGACCGCGTGGGACTACATTCACTTCGAGGGCTTTCTCGACACCGAGATGACGATGCAGTTCACGTGGGAGGGGTCGGACTCGGCGCTGGCCGCGCCCCTCGTCCTCGACCTCGTCCGACTCGTGGCGTACGCCGACCGGCGGGGCGAGGGCGGACTCCAGCGCCACCTCGCGTCGTTCTTCAAGGCCCCGCTCGGCGTGGAGGAACACGACCTCTCCCGGCAGTTCGAGATGCTCGACGAGTACGCCCGCGAGCGACGCTCGGAGGTGAGCGCCGGTGGCGAGCGGTGA
- a CDS encoding alkaline phosphatase family protein, translated as MASGEDADAGRVIVLDVVGLRPDHVETGLAERIGDALDGGSTAALRPPFPAVTVPVQTTLGEGRSPASHGDVSSGEYDRDRETVAFWERDRDDRDRIWETASDAGLTTGALFFQHLIGTDADVAVTPSPIEDENNDLVEMNCWTNPDGFYDDLEAEYGHFPLHRYWGPGASRESSEWILNAAREAVERYDPDLLWVYVPHLDYDAQRHGPDAPEVESAVETVDDLVGEFVADLRDDARWDETVVNVLSEYGFHEVETPVFPNRALREAGLLSVRNDGEGGEEVDIPASDAFAMVDHQVAHVYTDSPSDARDALADLDGVAEVLDDRGKAERDVDHPNAGDLVLVADPDAWFQYYWWDDDEDAPAYATEMDIHAKPGFDPCELFFGDSGPVSLDATKVSGSHGRVDEGTLAFYGLSGPAAPDLGLDGPVDARAVAPTVADLLGIEDELDAAFEASSLLE; from the coding sequence GTGGCGAGCGGTGAGGACGCCGACGCCGGGCGAGTGATAGTCCTCGACGTGGTCGGTCTCCGCCCGGACCACGTCGAGACGGGTCTCGCCGAGCGAATCGGCGACGCGCTGGACGGCGGTTCGACCGCCGCGCTCCGCCCGCCGTTCCCCGCGGTCACGGTGCCGGTCCAGACGACGCTCGGCGAGGGTCGGTCGCCCGCGAGTCACGGCGACGTCTCCAGCGGCGAGTACGACCGCGACCGCGAGACCGTGGCCTTCTGGGAGCGCGACCGGGACGACCGGGACCGCATCTGGGAGACCGCGAGCGACGCCGGTCTCACCACCGGCGCGCTGTTCTTCCAGCACCTCATCGGGACCGACGCCGACGTGGCGGTGACGCCCTCGCCCATCGAGGACGAGAACAACGACCTCGTCGAGATGAACTGCTGGACCAACCCCGACGGCTTCTACGACGACCTCGAAGCCGAGTACGGCCACTTCCCGCTCCACCGGTACTGGGGTCCCGGCGCGAGTCGCGAGAGCAGCGAGTGGATTCTGAACGCGGCCCGCGAGGCGGTCGAACGCTACGACCCGGACCTGCTGTGGGTGTACGTTCCCCACCTCGACTACGACGCCCAGCGCCACGGTCCCGACGCCCCCGAGGTCGAGTCGGCGGTCGAGACGGTGGACGACCTCGTCGGCGAGTTCGTCGCCGACCTCCGGGACGACGCGCGATGGGACGAGACCGTCGTGAACGTCCTCAGCGAGTACGGATTCCACGAGGTCGAGACCCCCGTCTTCCCGAACCGCGCGCTCCGAGAGGCCGGACTGCTGTCGGTCCGGAACGACGGCGAGGGCGGCGAGGAAGTGGATATCCCGGCGTCGGACGCGTTCGCCATGGTAGACCATCAAGTCGCGCACGTTTACACGGACTCTCCGTCGGACGCCCGCGACGCGCTCGCCGACCTCGACGGCGTGGCCGAGGTGCTGGACGACCGGGGGAAGGCCGAGCGAGACGTGGACCACCCGAACGCGGGCGACCTCGTTCTCGTCGCCGACCCGGACGCGTGGTTCCAGTACTACTGGTGGGACGACGACGAGGACGCCCCCGCCTACGCGACGGAGATGGACATCCACGCGAAACCGGGGTTCGACCCGTGCGAACTGTTCTTCGGCGATTCGGGGCCGGTCTCGCTCGACGCGACGAAGGTGAGCGGGTCCCACGGCCGGGTGGACGAGGGGACGCTGGCGTTCTACGGTCTCAGCGGCCCGGCGGCCCCGGACCTCGGACTCGACGGGCCGGTGGACGCGCGCGCCGTCGCGCCGACCGTCGCGGACCTCCTCGGTATCGAGGACGAACTCGACGCGGCGTTCGAGGCGTCGTCGCTGTTGGAGTAG
- a CDS encoding UbiA family prenyltransferase — protein MGDARSRFARSVGVYAELVRVPNLFTAPPDVLLGAALAAATGTGVTLGGVAGLAFASMLLYAAGTTLNDAFDADVDAVERPERPIPSGRVSRRTGYALGAALLVAGVAVAGVAAGVVGGIVAVSVAGGIVLYDGVLKGGVAGFAAMGAVRGLNVLLGTTAGESPTPSLAAAGVALAVAAYIAAVTFMASGETESGGRRSVLVAGSGAVAAGAVLLVRLAVARPRPLDGAASLVLGVGFLAWTGRALGRAYRNPVPETIGPAVGTCVLALVVLDAAFAATVDAAWSLVILLFLVPAVGLERWFSVT, from the coding sequence GTGGGCGACGCGCGGTCGCGGTTCGCCCGCTCAGTCGGGGTGTACGCCGAACTCGTCCGGGTTCCGAACCTCTTCACCGCGCCCCCGGACGTGCTGTTGGGGGCCGCGCTCGCCGCCGCGACCGGAACCGGCGTCACCCTCGGCGGCGTCGCCGGACTCGCGTTCGCGTCGATGTTGTTGTACGCCGCCGGGACGACGCTGAACGACGCGTTCGACGCCGACGTGGACGCCGTAGAGCGTCCGGAACGACCGATACCCTCCGGGCGAGTGTCCCGCCGGACGGGGTACGCGCTGGGCGCGGCGTTGCTGGTCGCCGGCGTCGCCGTGGCGGGCGTCGCCGCCGGAGTCGTCGGCGGAATCGTCGCCGTCTCGGTCGCTGGGGGAATCGTGCTGTACGACGGCGTTCTCAAGGGCGGGGTCGCCGGGTTCGCCGCGATGGGCGCGGTTCGAGGGCTGAACGTCCTGCTGGGGACGACGGCGGGCGAGTCGCCGACGCCGTCGCTGGCCGCCGCGGGCGTCGCTCTCGCGGTCGCCGCGTACATCGCCGCCGTGACGTTCATGGCGTCGGGAGAGACCGAGTCCGGCGGTCGGCGGAGCGTCCTCGTCGCCGGTTCGGGGGCCGTCGCCGCCGGAGCGGTCCTCCTCGTCCGGTTGGCGGTCGCGCGTCCGCGTCCGCTCGACGGCGCGGCGTCGCTCGTCCTCGGCGTCGGATTCCTCGCTTGGACCGGCCGGGCGCTAGGCCGGGCTTACCGGAACCCGGTTCCGGAGACTATCGGCCCGGCGGTCGGAACGTGCGTGCTGGCGCTGGTGGTCCTCGACGCGGCGTTCGCGGCCACGGTGGACGCGGCGTGGTCGCTCGTGATACTCCTGTTTCTCGTCCCCGCGGTCGGACTCGAACGGTGGTTCAGCGTAACGTAA
- a CDS encoding TRASH domain-containing protein produces the protein MAECFVCGGRVHEYEEITTTRSGESYYFCCDEHREEFERTPGAFLS, from the coding sequence ATGGCGGAGTGTTTCGTCTGCGGGGGACGGGTCCACGAGTACGAGGAGATAACGACCACTCGGTCGGGTGAGTCGTACTACTTCTGCTGTGACGAACACAGAGAGGAGTTCGAGCGCACGCCGGGAGCGTTCCTGAGTTAG
- a CDS encoding thiolase family protein: MGDDTTPVIAKAVRTPQGKEDGVYADTRSEDLSVPLVDTILDETGLEGEHIDDLMWGCAQQREEQDNNVARVIALLSELGEGVPATTINRWCASSMQAIISASDAIRAGQRRAIIAGGVENMSRVPMSQSYGNVHPRLGEMYNVGELSMGMTAEKVAEEYGITREMQDEYALQSQQRAAEASESGRFDDEIVPIETEDGLVETDEGIRPDTDLETLSQLPTVFKSDGTVTPGNASQISDGASATLVTSEAFAEEHGLEIMAHVGDNNVAGVDPTVMGIGPVPATRGLLERTGESIEEFDLVELNEAFASQSVYSRDELGVDNEKFNVNGGAIALGHPLGASGARLPVTLVHEMEKRDADKGLATLCVGFGQGAAITFERK, encoded by the coding sequence ATGGGAGACGACACCACTCCAGTCATCGCCAAGGCAGTCCGAACGCCGCAGGGTAAGGAAGACGGCGTCTACGCGGACACCCGGAGCGAAGACCTCTCGGTGCCGCTCGTGGACACTATCCTCGACGAGACGGGACTCGAAGGCGAACACATCGACGACCTGATGTGGGGCTGTGCCCAGCAGCGCGAGGAACAGGACAACAACGTGGCGCGGGTCATCGCGCTCCTCTCGGAGTTGGGCGAGGGCGTGCCCGCCACGACCATCAACCGCTGGTGCGCCTCCTCGATGCAGGCCATCATCAGCGCGAGCGACGCCATCCGCGCGGGCCAGCGACGGGCCATCATCGCGGGCGGCGTCGAGAACATGAGTCGCGTACCGATGAGCCAGAGCTACGGGAACGTCCACCCCCGACTCGGCGAGATGTACAACGTCGGCGAACTCTCGATGGGGATGACCGCCGAGAAGGTCGCCGAGGAGTACGGCATCACCCGCGAGATGCAGGACGAGTACGCGCTCCAGAGCCAGCAGCGGGCCGCCGAGGCCTCCGAGTCGGGCCGGTTCGACGACGAAATCGTCCCCATCGAGACCGAGGACGGTCTGGTGGAGACCGACGAGGGCATCCGCCCCGACACCGACTTGGAGACCCTCTCGCAACTCCCGACGGTGTTCAAGTCCGACGGGACGGTCACGCCGGGTAACGCCTCCCAGATTTCGGACGGCGCGTCCGCGACGCTCGTCACGAGCGAGGCGTTCGCCGAGGAACACGGTCTCGAAATCATGGCCCACGTCGGCGACAACAACGTGGCGGGCGTGGACCCCACCGTGATGGGCATCGGCCCGGTCCCGGCGACCCGCGGCCTGCTGGAGCGCACCGGCGAGTCCATCGAGGAGTTCGACCTCGTGGAACTCAACGAGGCGTTCGCCAGCCAGTCGGTCTACTCCCGCGACGAACTCGGCGTGGACAACGAGAAGTTCAACGTCAACGGCGGCGCAATCGCGCTCGGCCACCCGCTCGGGGCCTCCGGCGCGCGCCTGCCCGTGACGCTGGTCCACGAGATGGAGAAGCGCGACGCCGACAAGGGACTCGCGACGCTCTGCGTCGGGTTCGGACAGGGCGCGGCCATCACGTTCGAGCGGAAATAA
- a CDS encoding TatD family hydrolase: MRIIDPHMHMVSRSTDDYQRARQAGIECCIEPAFWSGQDKRHAGSFFDYFEQIIEHETDRAERVAGIDHYVTIGLEPKEANYPEMAEEVLERIPEYLDRDPVVGVGEIGLDQDTEDEREAFRRQIRMAEERELPVIVHTPHTDKPEGTRTIVDMIQDEDVTEERIIIDHNTENTIDTSLETDCYVGFTLYPGKIADEKAIDLLEEYGTDKMILNSAADWDPSDPLAVPKARDKMLDRGWDREEVRKVVFDNPYEFFDQSPNFDHER; the protein is encoded by the coding sequence ATGCGCATTATCGACCCGCACATGCACATGGTGTCGCGCTCGACCGACGACTACCAGCGGGCGCGGCAGGCGGGAATCGAGTGCTGTATCGAACCGGCGTTCTGGAGCGGGCAGGACAAGCGACACGCCGGGTCGTTCTTCGACTACTTCGAGCAGATAATCGAACACGAGACCGACCGCGCCGAGCGAGTCGCGGGCATCGACCACTACGTGACCATCGGTCTCGAACCCAAGGAGGCGAACTACCCCGAGATGGCCGAGGAGGTGCTGGAGCGCATCCCCGAGTACCTCGACCGCGACCCCGTCGTCGGCGTCGGCGAAATCGGACTCGACCAAGACACCGAGGACGAGCGCGAGGCGTTCCGCCGACAGATTCGGATGGCCGAGGAGCGCGAACTCCCGGTCATCGTCCACACGCCTCACACCGACAAGCCCGAGGGGACCCGGACCATCGTGGACATGATTCAGGACGAGGACGTGACCGAGGAGCGCATCATCATCGACCACAACACCGAGAACACCATCGACACCAGTCTGGAGACCGACTGCTACGTCGGATTCACGCTCTATCCCGGGAAGATAGCGGACGAGAAGGCCATCGACCTGCTGGAGGAGTACGGCACCGACAAGATGATACTCAACAGCGCCGCCGACTGGGACCCCTCGGACCCGCTGGCGGTGCCCAAGGCCCGCGACAAGATGCTCGACCGAGGGTGGGACCGCGAGGAGGTCCGGAAGGTCGTCTTCGACAACCCCTACGAGTTCTTCGACCAGTCGCCGAACTTCGACCACGAGCGGTAA